From Ancylobacter pratisalsi, one genomic window encodes:
- a CDS encoding nucleoside deaminase: MTADDEKFMTRAIALSEKTSLVDSAGGVFGCVIVQDGEIIGEGANRVVAENDPTWHGEIDAIRKACKKVGSFKLTNATLYTSAEPCPMCMAACYWAGIERVFYASTNMDALEYGDFDDSMIYQELKKPVSERSITCVQIMQPEAVEVWKKYKNKEDRVPY, from the coding sequence ATGACAGCCGACGACGAGAAGTTCATGACCCGGGCGATTGCTCTCTCCGAGAAGACGTCGCTGGTCGACAGCGCCGGCGGGGTATTCGGCTGCGTGATCGTGCAGGACGGCGAGATCATCGGTGAGGGGGCCAATCGCGTCGTTGCGGAGAATGACCCGACCTGGCATGGCGAAATCGATGCCATCCGCAAGGCATGCAAAAAGGTCGGGAGCTTCAAGCTGACGAATGCGACTCTCTATACCAGTGCCGAACCCTGCCCGATGTGCATGGCGGCCTGTTACTGGGCGGGCATCGAGCGCGTCTTCTACGCGTCCACCAACATGGACGCGCTGGAATACGGCGATTTCGACGACAGCATGATCTACCAGGAACTTAAGAAGCCGGTCAGCGAGCGCTCCATCACCTGCGTCCAGATCATGCAGCCGGAGGCTGTCGAGGTGTGGAAGAAGTACAAGAACAAGGAAGACCGCGTTCCCTATTGA
- a CDS encoding TRAP transporter large permease translates to MTGTIGFMFLGLFGMVLLNVPIAIALGMVAVIAIWVSQGADMLPNVALVMFEGATNFPLLAIPLFILAGGIMNSSSISRRLVNLASAMLGFIRGGLAMVTIGSSMFFAEISGSAVAGVAALGSLLIPAMKSRGYSKEFAAAISSSSASLAIILPPSIPMILYAVMAQVSVVKMFISGLLPGLLGGVGLAAASWYYAVKNDFPVEQRFAWSRLATAFREALWALMLPVIILGGIFGGFVTATEGAAVAVLAALFISIVVYRELNFKALYRALIDSALQTAVVMLLVAASALVGVFLTESRVPQALAQSIAEVTTNPYMVLLLLNVLFLILGMFLHSAAAIILTVPIVLPLIQQVGIDPVHFGLVLTLNLAIGQQTPPVASVLIAACSIAKADIWQTTKANLGFLLVLVTVLLICTYVPWFALAPTQWFYGDPTIGMMPTN, encoded by the coding sequence ATGACCGGTACCATCGGCTTTATGTTTCTTGGCCTGTTCGGCATGGTTCTTCTGAACGTGCCGATCGCCATCGCGCTCGGCATGGTCGCGGTGATCGCGATCTGGGTGAGCCAGGGCGCCGACATGCTTCCGAACGTGGCGCTCGTCATGTTCGAGGGCGCGACCAACTTCCCGCTGTTGGCGATCCCGCTGTTCATTCTCGCCGGCGGCATCATGAACTCGTCGTCGATCTCGCGGCGCCTGGTCAATCTCGCCTCAGCGATGCTCGGCTTCATCCGTGGCGGCCTCGCCATGGTGACGATCGGCTCGTCCATGTTCTTCGCCGAGATTTCGGGTTCGGCGGTGGCGGGCGTTGCCGCGCTCGGCTCTCTGCTGATCCCGGCGATGAAGAGCCGTGGCTACAGCAAGGAGTTCGCGGCCGCGATTTCCTCGTCCTCGGCCAGCCTCGCGATCATCCTGCCGCCCTCGATCCCGATGATCCTGTACGCCGTCATGGCGCAGGTTTCGGTGGTGAAGATGTTCATCTCCGGTCTTCTGCCCGGCCTGCTGGGCGGCGTAGGACTGGCGGCGGCGAGCTGGTACTACGCGGTCAAGAATGACTTCCCGGTCGAGCAGCGCTTCGCCTGGAGCCGCCTTGCTACCGCCTTCCGCGAGGCGCTTTGGGCGCTGATGCTGCCGGTCATCATTCTCGGCGGCATCTTCGGCGGCTTCGTGACGGCAACCGAGGGCGCGGCCGTGGCGGTGCTCGCCGCGCTGTTCATCTCGATCGTCGTTTACCGCGAGCTGAACTTCAAGGCGCTCTACCGCGCCCTGATCGACAGCGCGCTGCAGACGGCGGTGGTCATGCTGCTGGTCGCCGCATCGGCGCTGGTCGGCGTGTTCCTCACCGAGAGCCGGGTGCCGCAGGCGCTGGCGCAGTCCATCGCGGAAGTCACCACCAACCCCTACATGGTGCTGCTCCTGCTGAACGTGCTGTTCCTCATCCTCGGCATGTTCCTGCACTCGGCGGCGGCCATCATCCTCACCGTGCCGATCGTCCTGCCCCTGATCCAGCAGGTCGGCATCGACCCGGTGCACTTCGGACTGGTGCTCACGCTGAACCTCGCGATCGGCCAGCAGACCCCGCCCGTGGCTTCGGTGCTGATCGCCGCGTGTTCGATCGCCAAGGCCGACATCTGGCAAACCACCAAGGCCAATCTCGGCTTCCTGCTGGTCCTGGTAACGGTGCTGCTGATCTGCACCTACGTGCCCTGGTTCGCTCTGGCGCCGACGCAGTGGTTCTACGGCGATCCCACCATCGGAATGATGCCGACGAACTAG
- a CDS encoding antibiotic biosynthesis monooxygenase: MTAELASAAVSAVATRVALREGAEPQFADWQASFTRHASSFDGFLSIEFIPAYAGAMLWQVVQRFTSHGALDAWMADAARAGLLAGLSPLRPAGVDDLVEEAAPDFHAVAAVTEVITTNVEPGRQADFLAWAESVQAVQARFPGYMGTLVQAPLSADLPYWTTLVRFATPEALDTWVNSPERGALLDKSDPHISRWHSHRLPAGFGEWFAPPGAGASPAAWKQTALVLMALFPVVMLEIRFLSPYLAGLPIAAATFIGNAISVSLVSWPLVGLVRACMKWWLQPAPEHRALIEGVGVLVLFAVYASELVLLSLLFP; this comes from the coding sequence ATGACGGCCGAGCTGGCCAGCGCCGCCGTCAGTGCCGTTGCAACGCGGGTCGCATTGCGGGAGGGCGCCGAACCCCAGTTCGCGGACTGGCAGGCCTCCTTCACACGCCATGCCTCATCCTTTGACGGCTTTCTCAGTATCGAGTTCATACCGGCCTATGCGGGCGCGATGCTCTGGCAGGTGGTCCAGCGTTTCACCTCTCACGGAGCGCTCGATGCGTGGATGGCCGATGCCGCGCGTGCCGGGCTACTCGCCGGGCTCTCGCCACTGAGGCCGGCCGGTGTCGACGACCTCGTGGAGGAGGCGGCACCCGATTTCCACGCCGTCGCCGCCGTGACCGAGGTCATCACCACGAATGTCGAGCCGGGCCGTCAAGCCGACTTCCTAGCCTGGGCCGAATCCGTTCAGGCGGTTCAGGCGCGTTTCCCCGGTTATATGGGAACCCTGGTTCAGGCGCCGCTTTCGGCAGACTTGCCTTACTGGACAACCCTGGTCCGCTTCGCCACGCCCGAGGCCCTCGACACGTGGGTCAATTCTCCCGAGCGTGGGGCTCTGCTCGACAAGTCCGATCCCCACATATCGCGCTGGCATAGCCACCGCCTGCCCGCAGGATTCGGGGAATGGTTCGCGCCACCGGGCGCCGGCGCATCGCCCGCGGCATGGAAGCAGACCGCGCTGGTTCTCATGGCGCTGTTTCCGGTGGTGATGCTGGAGATCCGTTTTCTCAGCCCCTATCTCGCCGGCCTGCCGATTGCCGCGGCAACGTTCATCGGTAATGCGATCAGCGTCTCGCTGGTATCCTGGCCGCTGGTCGGGCTGGTGCGCGCCTGCATGAAGTGGTGGCTGCAGCCCGCTCCCGAGCACCGTGCACTCATCGAGGGCGTGGGCGTGCTTGTGCTGTTTGCGGTCTATGCCAGCGAATTGGTTTTGTTGTCGCTGTTGTTCCCCTGA
- a CDS encoding BA14K family protein — protein MKKIMIALTAAVVSVTSSAVPSFAAPLGLNAVSTPQSNVEQVRAPRGYYYRGGRHYYNGHRGYNYYRPGYRRYNGWWYPAGAFAAGALIGGAIGGAVASPPPARYVVPSGNAHIRWCAANYRSYRAYDNTYQPYNGPRRQCVSPY, from the coding sequence ATGAAGAAGATCATGATTGCGCTAACGGCGGCGGTTGTTTCCGTAACGTCAAGTGCTGTTCCCTCATTCGCGGCCCCTCTCGGGCTGAATGCCGTATCAACACCGCAGTCGAATGTCGAACAGGTGCGTGCACCTCGTGGCTATTACTATCGCGGTGGTCGGCATTATTATAACGGACATCGTGGCTATAACTACTACCGACCGGGGTACCGGCGCTACAATGGCTGGTGGTATCCTGCGGGCGCTTTTGCGGCCGGGGCGCTGATCGGCGGAGCGATCGGCGGGGCGGTCGCCAGCCCGCCGCCGGCGCGTTACGTCGTCCCCAGCGGAAACGCGCATATTCGTTGGTGTGCGGCCAACTACCGTTCCTATCGGGCTTACGACAACACGTACCAGCCCTATAACGGCCCGCGCCGTCAGTGTGTGTCGCCTTACTGA
- a CDS encoding GlcG/HbpS family heme-binding protein, with translation MPDLSLNAAQTILSTALDHCRKGNFKPMAVVVLDARGAVKAAATEDGTSLKRFEVAHGKAYGALSLGMGSRSIFKRAKEQAFFVAAISHVAGGALVPVPGGVLIRDSGGAVIGAVGISGDTSENDEAAASAGIAAAGLTADPGAD, from the coding sequence ATGCCGGACCTCAGCCTTAACGCTGCCCAGACCATTCTCTCCACTGCATTGGATCATTGCCGCAAGGGCAACTTCAAGCCGATGGCGGTGGTTGTGCTCGACGCCCGCGGCGCGGTGAAAGCGGCCGCCACCGAGGATGGCACCAGCCTGAAGCGCTTCGAGGTAGCCCATGGAAAGGCCTATGGCGCGCTATCGCTGGGCATGGGCTCGCGCTCGATCTTCAAGCGCGCAAAGGAGCAGGCCTTCTTCGTTGCGGCGATCAGCCATGTTGCCGGTGGCGCGCTCGTGCCTGTGCCCGGTGGTGTGCTGATCCGCGATTCTGGCGGCGCGGTGATCGGCGCGGTCGGGATTTCCGGCGACACATCCGAGAATGACGAAGCGGCGGCGAGCGCGGGAATCGCGGCCGCGGGCCTGACCGCCGACCCCGGCGCGGACTGA
- a CDS encoding glycosyltransferase family 2 protein: MRVSIVIPAYNETGNIARLVAETLQVVPDECLGEIIVVDDFSDDATGDEVKSLAASHGGLRYLRHASRAGQSAALRTGILAARFPVIATMDGDGQNDPADIASLVARLAAPGTDGPALVGGIRAKRRATGSRRIASILANRLRDFLLKDDCPDTGCGIKVFWREAFLRLPYFSGMHRYLPALFISYGRDVAYAPVGDRPRLAGQSKYTNFGRALIGIYDLVGVSWLRRRTIVPLIAEDSDVAIPLRNGPSQANEAMVPSVDDKAPTGTL, encoded by the coding sequence ATGCGTGTTTCGATTGTCATTCCCGCCTATAACGAGACCGGCAACATCGCCCGTCTCGTCGCGGAAACCCTTCAGGTTGTGCCAGACGAATGTCTCGGCGAGATCATCGTCGTCGACGACTTCAGCGACGACGCCACCGGCGACGAGGTGAAGTCGCTTGCCGCCTCCCATGGCGGGCTGCGCTATCTGCGTCACGCCAGCCGTGCCGGTCAGAGCGCGGCGCTACGCACCGGCATCCTCGCCGCGCGCTTCCCGGTCATCGCCACGATGGATGGCGACGGGCAGAACGACCCGGCGGACATCGCCAGCCTGGTGGCTCGGCTCGCGGCGCCGGGCACGGATGGGCCGGCTTTGGTCGGCGGCATTCGCGCCAAGCGCCGCGCCACGGGATCGCGACGCATCGCCTCGATCCTCGCCAACCGCCTGCGCGACTTCCTGCTCAAGGACGACTGCCCGGACACCGGGTGCGGCATCAAGGTGTTCTGGCGCGAGGCCTTTCTGCGCCTGCCCTATTTCTCCGGCATGCATCGCTATTTGCCGGCGCTGTTCATCAGTTACGGCCGCGACGTCGCCTATGCGCCGGTGGGTGACCGTCCGCGCCTTGCGGGCCAGTCGAAATACACCAATTTCGGCCGCGCCCTGATCGGCATTTACGATCTGGTCGGCGTGTCCTGGCTCAGGAGGCGCACCATCGTTCCGCTGATTGCCGAGGACAGCGATGTCGCGATCCCGTTGAGGAACGGGCCCAGCCAGGCAAACGAGGCTATGGTGCCGAGCGTGGACGACAAGGCTCCGACGGGGACACTTTGA
- a CDS encoding TRAP transporter small permease, translated as MLAIKRIYDRILEVIAAVLMAGLTIIIVLGFVFRALGLSLVWYDEIASIGLCWLTYYGSALAALRGAHIGFPGIVNAFPPGLRVAATIFAEIVVLAFFGIVTVTGLEVLDILQGDTLVSLPSVSLVVTQSVIPITAVLIIIAELLRFPEVLAAARGAGFEDHELKEALETINEPSSASTGAAR; from the coding sequence ATGCTTGCAATCAAAAGGATCTATGACCGGATCCTGGAAGTGATCGCCGCAGTATTGATGGCGGGATTGACCATCATCATCGTGCTCGGCTTCGTCTTCCGGGCCCTCGGCCTTTCGCTCGTCTGGTATGACGAGATCGCCTCCATCGGCCTCTGCTGGCTGACCTATTACGGCAGCGCGCTCGCGGCACTGCGCGGGGCACATATCGGCTTTCCGGGTATCGTCAACGCATTCCCGCCGGGACTGCGCGTCGCGGCCACCATCTTCGCCGAGATCGTCGTTCTCGCCTTCTTCGGCATTGTCACTGTGACCGGCCTCGAAGTGCTCGACATCCTTCAGGGCGACACGCTCGTCTCCCTTCCCTCCGTTTCCCTTGTCGTGACGCAGTCGGTCATTCCGATCACGGCGGTGCTGATCATCATCGCCGAGCTGTTGCGCTTTCCGGAAGTCCTGGCCGCTGCCCGTGGCGCTGGCTTCGAGGATCACGAACTCAAGGAAGCCCTCGAAACCATCAATGAGCCCTCGTCGGCCAGCACCGGAGCCGCGCGATGA
- a CDS encoding lipid-A-disaccharide synthase N-terminal domain-containing protein has translation MTFSLTPWLMIGFVGQALFTMRFLVQWIASERARRSVVPVAFWGFSMGGGMTLLAYAIYRQDPVFMVGQAAGLLIYSRNIYFVLRERSGRAGAPAEAEPGS, from the coding sequence ATGACGTTCTCCCTTACCCCGTGGCTGATGATCGGCTTTGTCGGGCAGGCTCTCTTCACCATGCGTTTCCTGGTGCAGTGGATTGCAAGTGAGCGGGCACGTCGCTCGGTGGTTCCCGTGGCGTTCTGGGGCTTCTCGATGGGCGGAGGGATGACCCTGCTGGCCTATGCGATCTATCGCCAGGATCCGGTGTTCATGGTCGGTCAGGCTGCGGGGCTTCTGATCTACAGCCGCAACATCTATTTCGTGCTGCGCGAGCGGTCCGGGCGCGCCGGCGCGCCGGCGGAGGCCGAACCCGGTAGCTGA
- a CDS encoding TRAP transporter substrate-binding protein — translation MIRLARIVSAVAGTVLLASVATAEPIEIKLGHVGEPGSLFDQTSQEFAKRANEKLGDKAKVVVYGSSQLGNDGELLKKLKLGTVDLALPSTVMTTVAPEFGVFEMPYLVKDRDHAAKIREAVINPVLIPIAKEKGYEILATWENGFRQITNNTRPIVKPEDLKGIKLRTPKGVWRVRMFQAYGATPSPMALSEVFVALQTGVMDGQENPLAQIYPSRFQEVQKYLSMSGHVYTPAYLTAGRSWSRLPPDVQKTLAETAIEMQPVALEIAANLDKELLGKLKDAGMQVNEVDKAAFIAASKPVYEQFAAEVPGGQKLIDDSLALGKGS, via the coding sequence ATGATCCGCCTCGCGCGAATCGTGTCGGCGGTTGCCGGCACTGTTCTGCTTGCCTCGGTTGCAACTGCAGAACCCATCGAGATCAAACTCGGCCATGTCGGTGAACCCGGCTCCCTGTTCGATCAGACCTCCCAGGAGTTCGCCAAGCGTGCGAACGAGAAGCTCGGCGACAAGGCGAAAGTCGTCGTCTACGGCTCCAGCCAGCTCGGCAATGACGGCGAGCTTCTGAAAAAGCTCAAGCTCGGCACGGTCGATCTGGCCCTGCCCTCCACCGTCATGACCACGGTGGCGCCGGAGTTCGGCGTGTTCGAGATGCCCTATCTGGTCAAGGACCGCGACCACGCCGCGAAGATCCGCGAAGCTGTCATCAACCCGGTGCTGATCCCGATTGCCAAGGAAAAGGGCTACGAGATCCTCGCCACCTGGGAGAACGGCTTCCGCCAGATCACCAACAACACCCGACCGATCGTCAAGCCGGAAGACCTCAAGGGCATCAAGCTGCGCACCCCCAAGGGCGTGTGGCGCGTGCGCATGTTCCAGGCCTATGGCGCAACGCCGAGCCCGATGGCGCTTTCCGAAGTGTTCGTCGCGCTGCAGACTGGCGTGATGGACGGTCAGGAGAACCCGCTGGCCCAGATCTACCCCTCGCGCTTCCAGGAAGTGCAGAAATACCTGTCGATGAGCGGCCACGTGTACACGCCGGCCTACCTCACCGCCGGCCGCAGCTGGTCGCGCCTGCCCCCCGATGTCCAGAAGACCCTCGCCGAGACCGCCATCGAGATGCAGCCCGTCGCTCTCGAGATTGCCGCGAATCTCGACAAGGAACTGCTCGGCAAGCTCAAGGACGCCGGCATGCAGGTGAACGAGGTCGACAAGGCGGCCTTCATCGCCGCGAGCAAGCCGGTCTACGAGCAGTTCGCCGCGGAAGTTCCCGGCGGCCAGAAGCTGATCGACGACTCGCTGGCGCTGGGCAAGGGCTCCTGA
- a CDS encoding ArnT family glycosyltransferase, with translation MSEAARLGADDGARAPRSSLVGVDGEASIWRARLFLVLFFLACVLPGFFTLPVIDRDEARFAQATRQMVESGDFITPRLGAEPRFKKPIGIYWLQSTAVELTGLGAHAPIWAYRIPSLLAACLAILLTHAIGVRLFGARAAFWAGALLAACVVLGGEARLAKTDATLLACAVAGQLALARLYVARGEKVSLGWPLLFWGAMGAAILVKGPIAPMLAAFTAIGVSLWDRDWRWLRVLRPVLGVPLMLVIVLPWLIAIAMHSGTDFFHEAIGKDLLGKVATGQESHGAPPGAHLAAFLVIFWPGAALAVSALPWVWTNRRTPAVRFCLAWIVPFWIVFEITATKLPHYTLPTYPAIALLAGAALASGRLDQPSWWMRTLVVMAALGGVLAGVGLVGAFYWFEAAVSVEAVALALLAAAIGAIVVWQALGAGMTSAYRVLLAQAVVLYTLGFGVVAPRLEALWVSPRLAAAIAADVDCVHPQAMVSGFSEASLLFNIGTNTLTGDGAQAADFLAEPGCRVAVVDTRQRARFDARMAELGRTARSLDTVNGVNLGNGRLLSLDLLVAPQGAGTKGP, from the coding sequence ATGAGCGAGGCAGCTCGATTGGGGGCCGACGATGGCGCGCGCGCACCGCGCTCGTCGCTGGTTGGCGTGGATGGCGAGGCCAGTATCTGGCGTGCCCGGCTGTTTCTGGTGCTGTTTTTCCTCGCCTGTGTGCTGCCGGGCTTTTTCACCCTCCCGGTCATCGACCGCGACGAGGCACGGTTTGCCCAGGCGACCCGGCAGATGGTGGAAAGCGGCGACTTCATCACGCCGCGCCTGGGGGCTGAACCGCGCTTCAAGAAGCCGATCGGGATCTACTGGCTGCAGTCCACGGCGGTGGAACTGACGGGGCTGGGGGCGCACGCGCCGATCTGGGCCTACCGCATTCCCTCGCTGCTGGCCGCCTGCCTTGCCATTTTGCTGACTCACGCCATAGGGGTGCGGCTTTTCGGGGCTCGGGCGGCCTTCTGGGCGGGAGCGCTGCTCGCCGCCTGCGTCGTCCTCGGCGGCGAGGCGCGGCTCGCCAAGACCGACGCCACGCTGCTTGCCTGTGCCGTGGCCGGTCAGCTGGCCCTGGCACGGCTCTATGTCGCGCGCGGCGAGAAGGTCTCGCTTGGCTGGCCCTTGTTGTTCTGGGGGGCGATGGGTGCGGCGATCCTCGTCAAGGGGCCGATTGCGCCCATGCTCGCGGCGTTTACCGCGATTGGCGTATCGCTGTGGGATCGCGACTGGCGCTGGCTGAGGGTGCTACGTCCGGTGCTGGGCGTGCCGTTGATGCTGGTCATCGTGTTGCCCTGGCTGATCGCCATCGCGATGCACTCCGGCACGGACTTCTTCCACGAGGCGATCGGTAAGGACCTGCTCGGCAAGGTGGCGACAGGGCAGGAGTCTCACGGCGCGCCGCCCGGCGCGCATCTGGCCGCCTTCCTCGTCATCTTCTGGCCGGGGGCCGCGCTGGCGGTGTCCGCGCTGCCGTGGGTGTGGACCAACCGGCGCACGCCGGCGGTGCGGTTCTGCCTCGCTTGGATCGTGCCGTTCTGGATTGTGTTCGAGATCACGGCGACCAAGCTGCCGCATTATACGTTGCCAACCTATCCGGCGATTGCGCTGCTCGCCGGCGCCGCGCTGGCATCCGGGCGGCTCGACCAGCCATCCTGGTGGATGCGCACCCTGGTCGTCATGGCGGCTCTTGGCGGCGTGCTGGCAGGCGTCGGGCTGGTGGGTGCGTTCTATTGGTTCGAGGCCGCGGTGTCGGTCGAAGCCGTGGCGCTTGCGCTTCTTGCCGCCGCGATCGGGGCCATCGTGGTGTGGCAGGCGCTGGGTGCGGGCATGACGAGTGCCTATCGTGTGCTGCTGGCGCAGGCCGTCGTGCTCTACACGCTCGGTTTCGGCGTGGTCGCGCCGCGGCTCGAGGCACTGTGGGTTTCCCCGCGCCTGGCGGCAGCCATTGCGGCGGATGTCGATTGCGTCCACCCCCAGGCGATGGTGTCCGGCTTTTCCGAAGCGAGCCTGTTGTTCAACATCGGCACGAATACGCTGACAGGCGATGGCGCGCAGGCCGCCGACTTTCTTGCCGAACCGGGCTGTCGTGTGGCCGTGGTGGACACGCGCCAGCGCGCCCGTTTCGATGCACGCATGGCCGAACTTGGCCGCACCGCGCGCTCGCTCGATACGGTGAACGGCGTTAATCTTGGCAATGGTCGCCTTCTCTCGCTCGATCTCCTCGTCGCGCCGCAGGGCGCCGGCACGAAAGGGCCGTGA